In Terriglobia bacterium, the following are encoded in one genomic region:
- a CDS encoding tyrosine-type recombinase/integrase: protein MTTAFRSFFRFLLQKGEIGTDLAASVPSVPDWRQATVPKHLTPEEVQRVLGACNRRTASGRRDYVILIMLARLGLRAGEVVSLQLDDIDWRAGEILIGGKGLRHDRMPLPNDVGQGSGILSAPGPASMPITTGIRSHECPTPWIRRLCDIADDCSFRDRACKPASSF, encoded by the coding sequence ATGACAACGGCTTTCCGCTCTTTCTTCCGTTTCCTGCTTCAGAAAGGAGAAATCGGGACGGATTTAGCGGCTTCAGTACCATCAGTGCCGGATTGGCGACAGGCCACCGTGCCCAAGCACCTGACTCCGGAAGAAGTTCAGCGTGTGTTAGGAGCCTGCAACCGCCGAACTGCTAGTGGCCGGCGTGACTACGTCATCCTTATTATGCTTGCCCGTCTCGGCCTTCGCGCCGGCGAGGTCGTCTCCCTTCAGCTCGATGACATTGACTGGAGGGCTGGTGAAATCCTGATCGGCGGTAAAGGGCTGCGTCACGATCGGATGCCGCTGCCGAACGATGTGGGCCAAGGCTCTGGCATCCTATCTGCGCCGGGACCGGCCAGCATGCCAATCACGACGGGTATTCGTTCGCATGAATGCCCCACACCGTGGATTCGCCGCTTGTGCGACATTGCCGACGATTGTTCGTTCCGCGATCGAGCGTGCAAACCTGCATCCTCCTTCTAA
- a CDS encoding tyrosine-type recombinase/integrase produces the protein MPTIVRSAIERANLHPPSKGAHIFRHSLSTAMLRSGATMGEIGEVLRHRNLGTTEIYAKVDFNGLRSLAHPWPAGGEQ, from the coding sequence TTGCCGACGATTGTTCGTTCCGCGATCGAGCGTGCAAACCTGCATCCTCCTTCTAAGGGTGCTCACATATTTCGTCATAGCCTTTCGACCGCGATGCTCCGTTCAGGGGCGACGATGGGAGAGATTGGCGAGGTCCTTCGCCATCGAAACCTGGGTACAACGGAGATATATGCCAAGGTTGACTTCAATGGTTTGCGCTCACTGGCTCACCCCTGGCCGGCGGGAGGCGAACAATGA
- a CDS encoding recombinase family protein produces MVPVILTSAHYVTVQEGEGQARFEPVADQARVVKQIFSWIAQDRSSFSEVCHRLEKAGQLTATGKRTWSWQAVWHVLQNPAYQGQAAYGKTHMTSRGKEAACGQRVGARRNPGEAIGQWIRTQKTGYTSLFHP; encoded by the coding sequence GTGGTCCCAGTAATACTCACGAGCGCACACTATGTCACGGTGCAGGAGGGTGAAGGACAAGCAAGATTTGAGCCAGTTGCCGACCAAGCGCGGGTCGTCAAACAGATTTTTTCTTGGATCGCGCAAGACCGCAGCAGTTTCTCAGAAGTTTGCCATCGGCTTGAGAAAGCTGGTCAACTGACTGCTACCGGGAAGCGAACCTGGTCGTGGCAGGCTGTGTGGCACGTTCTGCAGAACCCAGCTTATCAGGGTCAGGCAGCATACGGGAAAACGCACATGACATCACGTGGAAAGGAGGCGGCCTGCGGGCAGCGCGTGGGCGCCCGTCGCAACCCCGGCGAAGCAATAGGCCAGTGGATACGGACCCAAAAGACTGGATATACGTCCCTGTTCCACCCTTGA
- a CDS encoding VWA domain-containing protein translates to MISQKERWRRWQLALGIDQEQNELSDRDRRLNAALSALYDSGNEKRRGGLGASSPRVAKWLGDIREFFPTPVVQIVQKDAFERLNLKALMLEPEFLSTLEADVHLVADLIALRAAIPGKTLETARQVVRKVVDDLMRRLEHNTRETLRGALNRSQRTRRPRHADIDWPRTIKANLRHYQPEHRTIVPETLVGHSRHTKTRAELNHVILCVDQSGSMATSVVYSSIFAAVMASIPGLPTKLVCFDTSIVDLTDQLADPVEVLFGVQLGGGTDINSALAYCEKQVEVPSKTHLVLITDLYEGGDANSMLARVAAIKQSGVNLIVLLALSDSGHPSYEAKHAEAVATLGCPVFACTPDQFSSMMAAALTRKDLQSWAAEADIALIRGS, encoded by the coding sequence ATGATCTCTCAGAAAGAACGGTGGCGTCGCTGGCAACTCGCGCTTGGTATTGATCAGGAGCAGAACGAGCTATCAGACCGTGACAGGCGTCTCAATGCCGCTCTCTCGGCACTGTACGACAGCGGCAACGAGAAGCGCAGAGGTGGACTAGGCGCGTCTTCTCCGCGTGTAGCGAAATGGCTTGGAGATATCCGCGAGTTCTTCCCAACTCCGGTCGTGCAAATTGTCCAAAAGGATGCATTCGAGCGATTGAACTTGAAGGCTCTGATGCTCGAACCGGAATTCCTTTCGACCCTGGAGGCCGACGTCCATCTTGTCGCCGACCTCATCGCATTACGCGCTGCGATTCCAGGCAAGACTCTTGAAACCGCCCGACAGGTAGTGCGCAAAGTTGTGGACGACCTTATGCGCCGGCTCGAGCACAACACCCGCGAGACACTGAGAGGCGCACTCAACCGCTCTCAGCGTACTCGTAGACCTCGTCACGCCGACATCGATTGGCCGCGGACCATCAAGGCAAACCTGCGTCATTACCAACCGGAACATCGTACGATCGTTCCAGAGACGCTCGTTGGACACTCGCGGCACACGAAAACCCGCGCTGAACTCAACCACGTTATTTTGTGCGTCGACCAGTCTGGATCGATGGCGACCTCGGTTGTATATTCGTCCATTTTCGCTGCCGTCATGGCCTCGATCCCTGGACTTCCCACGAAGCTCGTCTGCTTCGATACATCCATCGTGGACCTAACCGATCAGCTCGCGGACCCCGTTGAGGTGCTCTTTGGAGTCCAACTCGGCGGTGGTACCGATATCAACTCAGCGCTCGCGTATTGTGAAAAGCAGGTTGAGGTCCCATCGAAGACTCATCTTGTCCTCATAACAGACCTATATGAAGGAGGCGATGCCAACTCGATGCTTGCCCGTGTGGCCGCTATCAAGCAGAGCGGTGTAAACCTCATCGTACTGCTCGCGCTTTCCGATTCAGGCCATCCCAGCTACGAAGCAAAACACGCCGAAGCAGTCGCGACCCTTGGGTGTCCGGTGTTCGCCTGCACTCCAGATCAGTTTTCCTCGATGATGGCGGCCGCGCTCACTAGAAAGGATTTACAGAGTTGGGCAGCTGAAGCAGACATTGCTCTTATCCGTGGGTCTTGA
- a CDS encoding AAA family ATPase — translation MPKQASAQQASDRIRLSAEEVYAKELSALAAGDKLTRPANWRLSPKAIVTYILGGKATDGTPISAKYIGNRRLIETAVATLATDRALLLLGLPGTAKSWVSEHLAAAISGSSQRMIQCTAGTDENHVRYGWNYALLLAKGPSREALVKTPLAQAMEEGSIVRLEELTRMGSDVQDTLITILSEKIMPIPELNDAIEAKRGFNVIATANNRDKGVNDLSSALKRRFNVVVLPSPATLEEETGIVVKRVLEIGSSLELPPIRPADEELVRVVTLFRELRDGKTLNGKTKLKSPSGSLSTAEAISVGISAWASAAHFGDGVITAESLAPNVVGAVVKDPVQDTVALQEYLESVVRTRDGWSDLYSAIREVL, via the coding sequence ATGCCTAAACAAGCTTCTGCCCAACAAGCTTCTGACCGAATCCGACTGAGCGCCGAAGAAGTGTATGCGAAAGAGCTATCTGCACTAGCGGCTGGAGACAAGCTTACTCGGCCTGCGAACTGGCGACTTTCGCCCAAGGCGATCGTGACCTACATTCTTGGCGGCAAGGCGACGGACGGCACTCCCATTTCAGCAAAGTACATTGGCAATCGTCGCCTGATCGAAACCGCCGTTGCGACACTCGCGACAGACCGCGCTCTCTTGCTGTTGGGGTTACCGGGAACAGCAAAGTCATGGGTATCTGAACACCTGGCGGCGGCCATTTCGGGATCCTCCCAGCGCATGATTCAGTGCACTGCAGGAACAGATGAAAACCATGTTCGATATGGCTGGAACTACGCGCTGCTGCTGGCCAAAGGACCGTCCCGCGAAGCTCTCGTCAAAACTCCGTTGGCGCAGGCGATGGAGGAAGGAAGTATCGTTCGCCTCGAAGAACTCACGCGCATGGGTTCGGATGTACAAGACACTCTGATCACGATCCTTTCCGAAAAGATCATGCCTATCCCTGAACTCAACGATGCGATCGAAGCAAAACGCGGGTTCAACGTAATCGCGACAGCTAACAATCGTGACAAAGGCGTGAATGATCTGTCGTCTGCACTCAAACGCCGGTTCAACGTTGTTGTGCTCCCATCTCCCGCTACGTTGGAAGAGGAAACCGGTATCGTCGTTAAGCGCGTTCTTGAAATCGGGTCGAGTCTTGAGCTACCACCCATCCGTCCCGCTGATGAAGAGTTAGTCAGAGTCGTGACCCTGTTCCGCGAGTTACGTGATGGCAAGACTTTGAACGGAAAGACGAAGCTCAAATCTCCCAGCGGGTCGCTCTCAACAGCCGAGGCGATTTCTGTAGGTATAAGCGCATGGGCATCCGCAGCACACTTCGGAGATGGAGTTATCACGGCGGAAAGTCTTGCTCCAAACGTGGTCGGTGCGGTGGTGAAAGATCCTGTGCAAGACACCGTCGCCTTACAGGAGTATCTCGAAAGCGTCGTGCGGACGCGCGACGGTTGGTCGGATCTTTACTCGGCAATTCGTGAGGTTCTCTAG
- a CDS encoding DUF5691 domain-containing protein, whose protein sequence is MNLDTLHAKVLPSLLEGTSRHPLPAELIRPSNPSSDGEIELLSLTAQALRFERPSTPGSLIVEPEIKDDREIVADRLRRPLIRLLTAKNATEHPTRALARAFDRLRLRPHPFDLPLIDAFVRSHAEKLGPTAQHWADRQKPDAGTQSYFDPELLDESNWAQATLSRRAAHLEQQRRNDADAARALVGSTWAQEDADARYRLLQVFQTGLSMADQPFLSTLEKDRAPRVRALAARFLARLGAGKDNPALGACLERIKQGHSGLIRRRTALQLELPANVKDQAASRWILQTFTDVSFAELADAFKITERELIEAAAKDEPLLLALAFIATSERRLDLLELVVANLPNAWERMIESGFDTLGTMTESERQRWEEIIVNPYRKDLPATYFLWDWLHRITDTEAPPAVMSIVLHAKLLMKLPEQELGSAYWLEMIASICPAAQRQELREQLAEFDQSQTVTPIALLDILDGMENNRPHA, encoded by the coding sequence GTGAACTTGGACACACTACACGCAAAGGTCTTGCCATCGCTGTTGGAAGGAACATCAAGGCACCCCCTGCCGGCCGAATTGATTCGTCCCTCGAATCCGAGTTCAGATGGCGAAATTGAACTACTCAGCCTCACGGCACAAGCACTGCGTTTTGAGCGTCCTTCGACACCGGGATCGTTGATCGTCGAACCGGAGATAAAGGATGATCGAGAGATTGTCGCCGATCGTCTGCGGCGTCCGCTGATTCGCTTGCTCACGGCAAAGAACGCTACCGAGCATCCAACGCGTGCTCTGGCGCGTGCCTTCGATCGACTGAGATTGCGTCCGCACCCATTTGATCTGCCCTTGATCGATGCTTTCGTTCGATCACATGCCGAGAAGCTTGGTCCAACAGCACAGCATTGGGCTGATAGGCAGAAACCAGATGCGGGGACACAAAGTTACTTCGATCCTGAGCTGCTCGATGAGAGCAACTGGGCACAAGCGACGCTTTCCCGCCGCGCAGCACATCTGGAGCAGCAGCGCCGAAATGACGCGGATGCCGCTCGTGCTCTGGTTGGGTCCACCTGGGCGCAAGAAGATGCAGATGCTCGCTACCGTCTGCTGCAAGTCTTCCAAACCGGCTTAAGCATGGCCGACCAGCCATTCCTGAGCACACTGGAGAAGGATCGAGCACCGCGGGTACGAGCGCTTGCAGCGAGATTCCTGGCGCGGCTCGGTGCAGGAAAAGACAATCCGGCTTTGGGCGCATGCCTGGAACGAATCAAGCAAGGCCACAGCGGGTTAATTCGGAGGCGCACCGCCCTGCAACTTGAGCTTCCCGCGAACGTAAAGGACCAGGCTGCATCGCGCTGGATACTCCAAACGTTTACCGACGTATCGTTCGCTGAATTGGCAGACGCGTTCAAAATCACAGAAAGAGAATTGATTGAAGCGGCCGCAAAAGACGAGCCTTTGCTTCTTGCATTGGCTTTCATTGCTACGAGCGAGCGCCGTCTTGATCTGCTCGAACTTGTGGTCGCAAACCTGCCAAATGCGTGGGAACGCATGATTGAAAGCGGATTCGACACGTTGGGTACGATGACAGAATCAGAACGCCAGCGGTGGGAAGAGATTATTGTGAATCCCTATCGAAAAGACCTGCCGGCGACCTACTTTCTTTGGGATTGGCTGCATCGGATCACGGACACAGAGGCCCCGCCTGCAGTAATGTCGATCGTCCTCCATGCGAAATTGTTGATGAAGCTCCCTGAGCAAGAGCTCGGGAGCGCCTACTGGCTGGAAATGATCGCATCGATATGTCCGGCGGCACAGCGACAGGAACTTCGCGAGCAACTCGCGGAGTTCGATCAATCACAAACCGTTACCCCCATAGCACTGCTTGATATCCTTGATGGAATGGAGAACAACCGGCCCCATGCCTAA
- a CDS encoding SWIM zinc finger domain-containing protein, with product MSLTLERIEALAPDQASLGAARKLLKPASWPTLAEGEGLVWGECQGSGATPYRVVVNEADAGYKCTCPSRKFPCKHALAIMWMRADKPSAFAPATVPEWVRDWLLRRRGKSTAASKAEDEEQQPKTKPSIRLTEIPEAAAKADPKAEQRAAAARERNKLEREAAVLAGLEDLDTWLSDQVQHGMASFVVQAAQACRTIAQRLVDAKASGLAGRLDGLPTRLFTLPGPARPTAAIRELGQVHLISEAYRRASALPELLAADARQAVGWSVTREALLSDSEALRVDAKWRVFAVHSEAQPDRLRRVETWLWRESDADSRPRYAVLIDFVPISTGAATGGYSVGDKIEAELAFYRSTIPLRAQITTLKRGAEQNNEPLTLPNEPLSASYSGYERALAQLPWLGTLPLSFRSASVRRNGEQLYLCDGQSQLSLPLHTSQASHALPLASINGIDGIGLWNGYEFTLGWAETPLGRWLRA from the coding sequence ATGTCACTCACATTAGAGAGAATCGAGGCACTCGCTCCTGACCAAGCTTCGCTTGGGGCTGCACGAAAGCTATTGAAGCCGGCGTCTTGGCCGACACTGGCGGAAGGCGAAGGGCTTGTTTGGGGCGAATGCCAGGGTTCTGGCGCGACTCCCTATCGCGTGGTTGTCAACGAGGCAGATGCAGGATACAAATGCACGTGTCCCAGCAGAAAATTTCCGTGCAAGCACGCGCTCGCGATTATGTGGATGCGAGCCGACAAGCCCTCCGCTTTCGCTCCGGCCACCGTTCCCGAATGGGTAAGAGACTGGCTCTTGCGCAGGCGCGGAAAATCGACAGCAGCGAGCAAGGCTGAGGATGAAGAGCAACAGCCTAAAACCAAGCCCTCGATCCGTCTCACCGAAATACCCGAAGCTGCAGCCAAGGCCGATCCGAAGGCGGAACAACGCGCTGCAGCGGCTCGCGAAAGAAACAAGTTGGAACGTGAGGCGGCGGTGCTGGCGGGCCTAGAAGATCTTGACACCTGGTTGTCAGATCAGGTTCAGCACGGGATGGCGAGTTTCGTCGTCCAGGCCGCTCAGGCGTGCCGAACGATCGCCCAAAGACTCGTCGACGCGAAAGCATCTGGCCTCGCGGGGCGACTCGATGGTCTGCCAACGAGACTCTTTACCTTACCCGGACCCGCGCGTCCCACAGCCGCGATCCGAGAGCTGGGACAAGTCCATTTGATCAGCGAGGCATACCGACGCGCGTCGGCGCTTCCCGAACTTCTAGCAGCGGACGCAAGACAGGCCGTCGGCTGGTCGGTGACACGAGAGGCGCTGCTCAGCGATTCGGAGGCGTTGCGAGTCGATGCAAAGTGGAGAGTCTTCGCCGTGCATTCCGAGGCACAACCAGACCGTCTGCGCAGAGTTGAGACGTGGCTCTGGCGCGAAAGCGATGCCGATAGCAGGCCTAGATATGCGGTGCTGATTGATTTCGTACCGATCTCTACAGGGGCCGCGACAGGCGGATACTCGGTTGGGGATAAAATCGAGGCTGAGTTAGCTTTCTACCGCTCCACCATTCCGCTCCGCGCACAAATAACTACACTCAAGAGAGGCGCGGAACAAAACAACGAGCCGCTCACTTTGCCGAACGAACCTCTCAGTGCGTCCTACTCCGGCTATGAGCGCGCGTTAGCTCAGCTTCCATGGCTCGGGACTCTGCCCCTAAGCTTTCGGTCGGCTAGTGTGCGTCGAAACGGAGAACAACTCTATCTTTGCGATGGCCAAAGCCAGTTGTCGCTGCCTCTGCATACATCGCAAGCGAGTCATGCTCTACCCCTTGCAAGTATCAATGGCATTGATGGAATCGGTTTGTGGAATGGATACGAGTTCACGTTAGGCTGGGCAGAGACGCCGCTCGGAAGGTGGTTGCGCGCGTGA